The Bacillus alveayuensis sequence AAGTATGTTTGTGTGGTTCGCGCATTTATGTCGAACGTCCAATTTACGACCAGTTTCTTGAAAAATTTGTTGCTAAAACAAAAGAATTAAAAATAGGAGATCCGTTTGATCCGCAAACAAAAATCGGGGCCCTTATTAGTAAAGAGCATTATGAGCGTGTTAACGGATACCTTGATTTAGCCAAAGAAGAAGGTGGTCAATTTTTAACAGGGGGCAAACGTCCAGAAGGGTTAAAGAAAGGTTATTATCTTGAACCAACTATTATTGTTGGTCTAGATCGCAGCTGTCAGGTTGTGCAGGAGGAAATTTTCGGTCCAGTTGTCACGGTAATTCCATTCGATAGTGAAGAAGAAGTCATCATGCAAGCAAATGATACACATTATGGGTTGAGCGCAACGATTTGGACGAATAATTTACGACGTGCTCACCGAGTAGCTGCTCAAATTGAAGCTGGAATCATTTGGGTTAATACTTGGTTTTTACGTGATTTACGCACGCCGTTTGGCGGCATGAAACAAAGTGGAATCGGACGTGAGGGCGGTATGCACAGCTTTGAATTTTACAGCGAATTATCGAATATTTGCATTAAGTTATAAAGGTGGGAATGTCATTGAAAAGTATTGCCATTGAAAAAATTAAACGTTTTTCTGATCACCTTGCTGAAGCCGAAAAAGATAGAAAAGGTGTATTGCCTCTTATTGAGCTTGACCCCGAAATTACGGTTGAGGAAGCCTATCAAATTCAATTAGAAACGATAAAAAGAAAAACAGATGAAGGTCAAAAAATCGTTGGTAAGAAAATAGGGTTAACTTCTTTAGCGATGCAGCAATTATTAGGGGTTGATCAGCCTGACTACGGCCACCTTCTAGACGGAATGGTTGTGGAAAATGGTGGAAAAATATCGTGGGATCGTGTTTTGCAGCCGAAAGTAGAGGCAGAGATCGCCTTTGTTTTAAAAAAAGATTTAATCGGGCCAAAAGTAACGGTAATGGATGTTTTACTAGCTACAGAATATGTTGTTCCAGCATTAGAAATTGTAGATAGTAGAGTTGAAAATTGGAACATAAAATTGCAAGATACGATTGCTGATAATGCTTCCTCAGGCCTTTACGTTTTAGGAGGGAAGCCGCTTCCTGTTCATAAGCTCGATTTAGCTCAAGTCGGAATGGTTTTATATAAAAATGGTGAAATGAAGAATACAGGAGTGGGTGCTGCAGCTTTAGGAAATCCAGCATTCTGCGTAGCATGGCTTGCCAATAAGCTTTCTGAATTTGATATTTCTTTAAAAGCAGGAGAAGTAATTTTATCTGGCGCTCTTTCTGTTGCCATCGATGCTCAGCCTGGAGATAGCTTTCATGCACGATTCGCTCATTTAGGAGAAGTGAGCGTTAGCTTTTCAAAGTAAAAAGGCATGAGAAAGAAACTGAAAATTCATCATATTCATTCATAAATAGGTAAGATTTTTCCTTCGTTCAAGCGAATAAGGGAGAGGAGTGAACGGTTATGTCAAAAATGAAAGCAGCCATTATTGGCTCGGGAAACATTGGCACGGATTTAATGATGAAATTAGAACGTTCAGAAGTTCTACAATTAACAACAATGATTGGGATCGATCCGCAATCTGATGGATTACGTCGTGCAAAACAGAAAGGGTATGAAGTGATCGATACAGGAATTAAGGAGTTTTTAAAAAGACCAGAGCTTGCGGATATTGTTTTTGATGCTACTTCAGCTAAAGCTCATATTCGCCATGCAAAGCTGTTGAAGGAAGCGGGGAAAAAAGTACTCGATTTAACACCTGCAGCAGTAGGAGCCTTTGTTGTGCCCCCTGTCAATTTAAAGGAGCATATTGAGGAAGGAAATGTCAATCTTATTACATGCGGTGGGCAGGCGACGATTCCAATTGTCCATGCGATTAATCGAGTGAGTTCTGTGGAATATGCGGAAATTGTTGCAACGATTTCAAGTAAAAGTGCAGGTCCTGGAACGAGGGCGAATATAGATGAATTTACACAGACAACAGCCCGTGGGATTGAAGTAATTGGCGGGGCCAAAAAAGGAAAAGCGATTATCATCTTAAATCCGGCGGAACCCCCAATCTTAATGAGAAATACAGTAAATGCTCTTGTTGATCGAGAAAAAATGAATGAGAATGACATTGTTAAATCGATTGAAGAAATGGTTTCAACCGTACAATCATATGTTCCTGGATATCGTATGCGCACCGAGCCGATTATTGAAGACAACAAAGTGACAGTTTTATTAGAGGTTGAAGGAGCAGGGGATTATTTACCTAAATATTCAGGTAATTTAGATATTATGACAGCATCAGCAGTTAAAGTAGCAGAGGAATTTGCCAAACATGAATTGGCCAAACAATTGGTTTAAAGGGAGGAGTTTCATATGACGATGAAGCGTGATGTCTTCATTACGGAAGTGGCTTTACGTGACGGCAGTCATGTTGTCAGTCATCAATTTACAGTAGATCAAGTTGTTCAAGTAGCGAAAGCGTTAGATGAAGCGGGAGTACCTTATATTGAAATTTCACACGGTGACGGTTTGGCCGGATCATCTTTACAATATGGATTTTCTCATACTAATGAATTGGAATTAATTGAAGCAGCTATATCTGTTTGCAATCAGGCCAAAATATCTGTTCTCCTTCTTCCAGGTATTGGAACAATGAATGATTTGAAGGAAGCTGCCAATCTCGGAGCAAAAATGGCAAGAATTGCAACACATGTTACTGAAGCAGATGTATCCGCACAGCACATCGGTTTAGCGAAAAAACTTGGTATGGAAACGGTCGGTTTTTTAATGATGGCTCATAGCGCCCCAGTTGAAAAGCTTGTTGAACAAGCGAAATTAATGGAAAGCTATGGAGCCGATGTCGTGTATGTGGTCGATTCAGCTGGTGCCCTTTTGCCTCATGAAGTAAGGGAGAGAATTTCTGCTTTAAAAAATGCTTTACAAATAGAAGTCGGTTTTCACGGTCATAACAATTTGTCGCTTGCCATGGCAAACACTCTAGTTGCCATTGAGGAAGGCGCTACAAGAATTGATGGAAGCGTGCGCTGTATGGGAGCTGGTGCCGGGAATACGCAAACGGAAGTTTTAGTAGCCGTTTTAGACAGATTAGGCATTCAAACGGGCATTGATTTATATAAAATAATGGATTTAGCAGAAGAAATCGTCGCGCCAATTCTTCCGGCTCCGCAAGAAATTACTAGAGACAGCCTGATTTTAGGCTACGCAGGCGTATATTCCAGCTTTTTGCTTCATTCACAAAAGGCTGCCAAAAAATTCGGAATTGATTCCCGCGATATTTTAATTGAATTGGGCAAGCGGAAGGTTGTAGGGGGTCAAGAGGATATGATTGTTGATGTAGCAAAAGAGCTTGTGAAAAAAGCTGCGACTGTGAATAACTAAAGGAGTGACCAAAATGGAAGCCGTTCAATATAAAGAAACAGCTGAATTTTTACTTCAGGCTGAAAATGAGAGAAGGGAAGTTCTAAAAATTACGAACGATTTTCCGGACATGACTGTTGAAGATGCTTATAAAATACAGGAACAACTCGTAGACATAAAGCTGAAGCAAGGCCATCGCATCATCGGACCGAAAATGGGATTAACAAGCCGTGCGAAAATGGAGCAAATGAAAGTTGAAGAGCCTATTTATGGCTACATTTTTGACTATATGGTTATTCCTGAAAACGGTTCAGTTTCGATGAGTGAGCACATTCATCCAAAGGTGGAGGCGGAAATTGCTTTCATATTAGGAAAAGATCTTGAAGGACCAGGCATTTCCGGGGTTCAAGTACTTCAAGCGACACAATACGTTGTGCCAGCACTTGAAATTATTGATAGCCGCTACAAAAATTTTCAATTTACTCTCCAAGACGTCATCGCTGATAATGCGTCATCATCTCGAGTAGTTTTTGGGAGCCGCTTGCTGAGCCCAGAACAGCTTGATTTGGATTTAGTCGGTGTAACATTGTCCATAAATGGGGAAATAAAAGATTTAGGGGCGGGGGCTAGTGTCCTTGGCCATCCGGCTAATTCAGTTGCCATGCTGGCCAATATGCTTGCTCGGAAGGGAGAAAAATTACAGGCTGGAGAAATTATTTTAACAGGAGGCATTACAGGTGCTGTTATGCTTTCTACAGGGGATTTTGTTTCAGCGAAGTTTGATGGCATAGGAGAAGTATCATTTTTTGTGAAGGAATAATCAGGGAGGGATTTTATTGCCATTCATATCCATTACACTCATTGAAGGAAGACCGGAAGAAAAGGTAAAGGAAGTAATTAAAAATGTCACAAAGGTTGTGAGTGAGACACTTGATGCACCAAAAGAAAACATACGTGTCGTCGTAACAGAAGTGCCGAAAACACATTGGGGAATCGCGGGAACTCCAGTTTCAGACATGCCAAGAAAGTAGAGGAAAACAACATGCTGGGAACTTCCGCTTGTTCTCGGCATGTTTCTTTTCTCATGCCCCTTGTTGAAAAGATTTAAAAAACTGACAGTAATATTTAGAAAATAAATATTTTTCAGACATTTCGTGTCGTAGTTTAATAGGATGATGTTCGTTACGATAATAATGAACTAGTTAATCTTAAAACATTGGGGGTTTTTCAAAAATGATGAATGGAAAAGAGTATATTGAAAGTCTGCGAGATGATCGAGTTGTTTACTTAAATGGCGAAAAAATCGAAGACGTAACGACACATCCTGCCTATCGAAATTCTGTTCGCTCTATTGCTAGATTATACGACGCTCTACATGATCCGAACAAAAAATCTATTTTAACAAAGCAAGCTGAGGAAGGTTATACAACTCATAAATTTTTTGTAGAAGCAAAGAGCTCGAAAGATTTATTAGAAGCTAGGGATGCCATTGCTGAATGGGCAAGACTAACATACGGTTTTATGGGAAGAACTCCTGATTATAAAGCTTCTTTTATCGGACAATTAAAGGCATATGCCAACTACTACGAAGGATTTGAAGAAAATGCTAAAAACTGGTATTTAAAAGCGGGAAAAGAGCTTCCATTTATTAATCATACCATTGTGAATCCACAAGTAGATCGTTCAAAATCACTGCATGAAAATAAAGATGTGTTTGTTCGTGCCATTAAAGAAAGAGATGATGGCATAATTGTAAGCGGTGCCAAAATGGTCGGAACATCTGCAGCGCTTACACATTACAATTTTGTTTCCAACTACGGACCAACCGATTTAGGAGACGGTGATCAAAGCCATGCCCTAATATTCTTTGTACCAATGAATGCACCAGGTGTTAAAATGATTAGCCGCCAATCGTTTGAGCTTCAAGCGGCAAGAGCTAAATCACCGTTTAATTATCCTTTATCAAGCCGTTTTGATGAAAATGATGCCGTAATTGTTCTTGATAACGTATTTGTTCCTTGGGAGAATGTTTTAGCCTATCAAAACGTTGATATTACGAATAAGTTTTTTGTCGAAACAGGTTTTATTAACCGCTTTACCTTCCATGGATGTATCCGCTTTGCAGTGAAGCTTGATTTTATGGCAGGCTTATTGCTCAAAGCGACTGAACAGGCAGGAACGAATAAGTTTAGAGGTGTTCAAGTCAATATTGGTGAAGTTCTGGCATGGCGCAATACGTTCTGGGCATTGTCCACAGCGATGGCAACAGACCCTGTAGAAGGCTGGAATAAAACGGTAATGCCAAACTTGAGATACGGAGTTGCTTATCGTGCTCTTGCTCCATTCGTTTGGCCAAAAGTGAAAAATATTTTTGAACAAGTTCTTGCAGGAGGACTTATTCAGTTGCCTTCAAGTGCAGAAGACTTTTTAAATCCAGAGCTTCGACCTTATATCGAGAAATATTATCGTGGATCTGGCGTTAGTGCTAAAGAACGCGTCAAATTGTACAAAATGATTTGGGATGCAATTGGAAGTGAATTTGGCAGCCGGCACGAGCTTTATGAAATTAACTATGGAGGCAACACGGAAAACGTTCGTTCTGAAATCGTAAAGG is a genomic window containing:
- a CDS encoding 2-keto-4-pentenoate hydratase (product_source=KO:K02554; cath_funfam=3.90.850.10; cog=COG3971; ko=KO:K02554; pfam=PF01557; superfamily=56529; tigrfam=TIGR03220), with the protein product MKSIAIEKIKRFSDHLAEAEKDRKGVLPLIELDPEITVEEAYQIQLETIKRKTDEGQKIVGKKIGLTSLAMQQLLGVDQPDYGHLLDGMVVENGGKISWDRVLQPKVEAEIAFVLKKDLIGPKVTVMDVLLATEYVVPALEIVDSRVENWNIKLQDTIADNASSGLYVLGGKPLPVHKLDLAQVGMVLYKNGEMKNTGVGAAALGNPAFCVAWLANKLSEFDISLKAGEVILSGALSVAIDAQPGDSFHARFAHLGEVSVSFSK
- a CDS encoding acetaldehyde dehydrogenase (product_source=KO:K04073; cath_funfam=3.30.360.10,3.40.50.720; cog=COG4569; ko=KO:K04073; pfam=PF01118,PF09290; superfamily=51735,55347; tigrfam=TIGR03215), whose translation is MSKMKAAIIGSGNIGTDLMMKLERSEVLQLTTMIGIDPQSDGLRRAKQKGYEVIDTGIKEFLKRPELADIVFDATSAKAHIRHAKLLKEAGKKVLDLTPAAVGAFVVPPVNLKEHIEEGNVNLITCGGQATIPIVHAINRVSSVEYAEIVATISSKSAGPGTRANIDEFTQTTARGIEVIGGAKKGKAIIILNPAEPPILMRNTVNALVDREKMNENDIVKSIEEMVSTVQSYVPGYRMRTEPIIEDNKVTVLLEVEGAGDYLPKYSGNLDIMTASAVKVAEEFAKHELAKQLV
- a CDS encoding 4-hydroxy 2-oxovalerate aldolase (product_source=KO:K01666; cath_funfam=1.10.8.60,3.20.20.70; cog=COG0119; ko=KO:K01666; pfam=PF00682,PF07836; superfamily=51569,89000; tigrfam=TIGR03217); this encodes MTMKRDVFITEVALRDGSHVVSHQFTVDQVVQVAKALDEAGVPYIEISHGDGLAGSSLQYGFSHTNELELIEAAISVCNQAKISVLLLPGIGTMNDLKEAANLGAKMARIATHVTEADVSAQHIGLAKKLGMETVGFLMMAHSAPVEKLVEQAKLMESYGADVVYVVDSAGALLPHEVRERISALKNALQIEVGFHGHNNLSLAMANTLVAIEEGATRIDGSVRCMGAGAGNTQTEVLVAVLDRLGIQTGIDLYKIMDLAEEIVAPILPAPQEITRDSLILGYAGVYSSFLLHSQKAAKKFGIDSRDILIELGKRKVVGGQEDMIVDVAKELVKKAATVNN
- a CDS encoding 2-oxo-3-hexenedioate decarboxylase (product_source=KO:K01617; cath_funfam=3.90.850.10; cog=COG3971; ko=KO:K01617; pfam=PF01557; superfamily=56529; tigrfam=TIGR03218), encoding MEAVQYKETAEFLLQAENERREVLKITNDFPDMTVEDAYKIQEQLVDIKLKQGHRIIGPKMGLTSRAKMEQMKVEEPIYGYIFDYMVIPENGSVSMSEHIHPKVEAEIAFILGKDLEGPGISGVQVLQATQYVVPALEIIDSRYKNFQFTLQDVIADNASSSRVVFGSRLLSPEQLDLDLVGVTLSINGEIKDLGAGASVLGHPANSVAMLANMLARKGEKLQAGEIILTGGITGAVMLSTGDFVSAKFDGIGEVSFFVKE
- a CDS encoding 4-oxalocrotonate tautomerase (product_source=KO:K01821; cath_funfam=3.30.429.10; cog=COG1942; ko=KO:K01821; pfam=PF01361; superfamily=55331; tigrfam=TIGR00013); the encoded protein is MPFISITLIEGRPEEKVKEVIKNVTKVVSETLDAPKENIRVVVTEVPKTHWGIAGTPVSDMPRK
- a CDS encoding 4-hydroxyphenylacetate 3-monooxygenase (product_source=KO:K00483; cath_funfam=1.10.3140.10,1.20.140.10,2.40.110.10; cog=COG2368; ko=KO:K00483; pfam=PF03241,PF11794; superfamily=47203,56645) — translated: MMNGKEYIESLRDDRVVYLNGEKIEDVTTHPAYRNSVRSIARLYDALHDPNKKSILTKQAEEGYTTHKFFVEAKSSKDLLEARDAIAEWARLTYGFMGRTPDYKASFIGQLKAYANYYEGFEENAKNWYLKAGKELPFINHTIVNPQVDRSKSLHENKDVFVRAIKERDDGIIVSGAKMVGTSAALTHYNFVSNYGPTDLGDGDQSHALIFFVPMNAPGVKMISRQSFELQAARAKSPFNYPLSSRFDENDAVIVLDNVFVPWENVLAYQNVDITNKFFVETGFINRFTFHGCIRFAVKLDFMAGLLLKATEQAGTNKFRGVQVNIGEVLAWRNTFWALSTAMATDPVEGWNKTVMPNLRYGVAYRALAPFVWPKVKNIFEQVLAGGLIQLPSSAEDFLNPELRPYIEKYYRGSGVSAKERVKLYKMIWDAIGSEFGSRHELYEINYGGNTENVRSEIVKVADAIGDSTKFTSYVDQALSEYDLEGWTVENWVNPEREVVKQ